ggaaaaaaaaaacattcaacagaATGCAATATACAcgctttttctttaaattagcaACAGAAAGCCAGAAATAAAGCACGTAAAAGTCAAAAACATCTCGGATCCTTCATCAAAATTTAGACTTTGAAAAACGTCAAATAACTTGAAGGCACAGTGCTTGTGTggtagaaacaaacaaaatcagtcTTTCAGGAGTGGCTCTATCCCACTTCTCCCATCATAATGTTTTCAGCCTTTTAACAGTTTATGCTTCAGGTCCACAGCGCCTCCATCAGGAGCGTTGGGACCGGGGACGCTCGGAGACTCTCTTCTCAAACTCCTCTTGTGTCAGGAGGTTTTCTGTTATGCTCTTGCTTTCCTCAAACTTGGGCAGAATGACAGCAATATATCCTTCTGTAGATGGCTGTTAGGAgttaaaaaagcacaactgAAGCACTTCAACTAGTTTATTTATGGAAAGTACTATATGTAATCTACTACCACACTGCAAAGTATACAATAAAACTCCAAATTAGATTTATCTATAAATGCTTTAGTATGAATCAGCAGCATACATGATCAAATGTAAAGACTGAAACTACATGataaatacaaaagtaaaattatgAACAACATACCTTTTCAAGCAAGAGATCTGGCGTTTCTAAAATGTTCTCGTTGACCTCTAGAAGGCGTCCCCGGATGCAGCTAAAACAGTCAGTTGCGTGAGTGACAACATACAAGCACAGCCGAAACAGACGTGTCGTGAAAAATACGAAACGCCTCACCTGTAGATCGTGTACTCCGTTTCGTCTGAGCAAGTTATTCTGCACAGAGGTGCAAAATCAGTCAGAAACTGCCCTCCCTGACAGGGGGGGATAAGAGGATTAATAAcacaaaaggttttataaacGTTGGCAAAACGACAGCCAAAGGTTCACCACGTTACCCGCTTGGACTTCCCAGACACTTTATTATTCAGGCGACTGCAGCCGTTACTGATCTGGTAATTGATGCTTTTGATTGTGCGCCCATCCTGAAGGATCGGGTGGGTCTCTGCTAAGGTGACAACACAAATTCTGCAAcgagaataaatataaatcccTCAATTCTATCAAgcactttaataataataaaacagaattgcTAGATGTAAAAGAGCCTTCCACTCTGCACAAAGCTAACGATGTTACGTGTGGATTATTGTGAGGCAAGATTGATAAAACCTCACTTTTGGATTATGTTAGGATCCAAATTATGGATGCATGTAACATAAACTTAAACACttaatttgactgaattacTGTTAGATATTATAAATGTGTGGTATGAGGGAACAATTGGACTAATtgaataaagatatttttaccTTGTTATAAGTTGTAAATAATTGTTTGGtcacttttaaatgaagtgcaaaaaagaaaatgaacaccAAACATACGAtgctgtcagtaaaataaataaaagtgaaattgtttgtaaaataaaacttagcATATGTCTCACCACTGACTTTTACCTGTTTGAATGTTGAAGGATGCAGTGGTCTTCACACGGTTTCCCCTTCATATCtataatttttaaaagacaatataCGACACACTTTTCATTAGCTTCTCCACATAAATTAATACAGTTTTCCGAACTATCAAAACGTTAGCTTcattaaagagacatttttttcattgaGACTTTTCTAACCTGCTCTGTACCACCGAGTGAAGTATCTGTCGATAACAGAAGGGGCTTCTGCATTCGTGTCTGTCTGCT
The DNA window shown above is from Kryptolebias marmoratus isolate JLee-2015 linkage group LG5, ASM164957v2, whole genome shotgun sequence and carries:
- the abitram gene encoding protein Abitram encodes the protein MDCVEQTDTNAEAPSVIDRYFTRWYRADMKGKPCEDHCILQHSNRICVVTLAETHPILQDGRTIKSINYQISNGCSRLNNKVSGKSKRGGQFLTDFAPLCRITCSDETEYTIYSCIRGRLLEVNENILETPDLLLEKPSTEGYIAVILPKFEESKSITENLLTQEEFEKRVSERPRSQRS